The region GCTCGGCCTCGCCTTCGCGCTCGTCGCCACCCGCACGCGCTTTCCCTTCAAGAAGGGCCTTCGGCTGCTGACGATCCTGCCGATCATCACTCCACCCTTCGTCATCGGTCTGGCGCTCACCCTGCTCTTCGGTCGCGCCGGTGTCGTCACGCAGGGGCTGTCGCAACTGTTCGGCTTCGAGCCCGGGCGCTGGCTCTACGGCCTCACCGGCATCTGGATCGCGCAGGTGCTGTCCTTCACGCCGATCTCCTTCCTCGTGCTGATCGGGGTCGTCGAGGGCGTCAGCCCGTCGATGGAGGAGGCGTCCACGACGCTGCGCGCCGACCGTTGGCGCACGTTCTGGCGGGTCTCGCTGCCGCTGATGAAGCCCGGTCTCGCCAACGCCTTCCTCATCGGCTTCATCGAAAGCATGGCCGACTTCGGCAATCCGCTGGTGCTCGGCGGCAGCAATGGCGTGCTCTCGACGGAAATCTTCTTTGCCGTGGTCGGGTCGCAGAACGATCCGTCGCGCGCCGCCGTGCTCGCCACGGTGCTGTTGCTCTTCACGCTCTCCGCCTTCCTCGCCCAGCGCGTCTGGCTGTCGGGCAAGAACTACGCCACCGTCACCGGCAAGGGCGATAGCGGATCGCATATTGCTCTGCCGCGCGGGCTGTCGATCGGCGTTCACGCCGTCGTCATCCCGTGGATTCTCTTCACGCTCGTCATCTACGGCATGATCCTGATCGGCGGTTTCGTGAAGACCTGGGGTCTCGACAACTCGTTGACGCTCGACCACTACGCCAAGGCCTTCTCGATCAGCTTCGAAAATGGGATTGCCTGGACGGGCGTCGCCTGGAACTCGTTCTGGACAACGATAGAAATCGCGTTGGTGTCTGCCCCGCTGACCGCCGCCGTCGGCCTGCTGACGGCTTATATTATCGTGCGTCAAAAATTCGTCGGCAAGAATGCCTTCGAGTTCGCCCTGATGATGAGCTTTGCCATTCCAGGCACAGTCATCGGCGTCAGCTACATCATGGCCTTCAATCTGCCGCCCTTGGAAATGACCGGCTCGGCCCTCATCTTGATCGCCTGCTTCGTCTTCCGCAACATGCCGGTCGGCGTGCGCGGCGGCATCGCGGCGATGAGCCAGCTCGACAAGAGCCTGGATGAGGCCTCCCTGACGCTCCGGGCCAACAGCTTCCGTACGATCCGCAAGGTCATCCTGCCGCTCTTACGCCCGGCCATCACCGCCGCGCTCGTCTATTCCTTCGTGCGCGCGATCACCTCCATCAGCGCCGTCATCTTCCTCGTCAGCGCCGAGTACAACATGGCGACCTCCTACATCGTCGGCCTCGTCGAGAACGGGGAATACGGTGTGGCCATCGCCTATTCCACCATGCTGATCGTCGTGATGATCACCGTCATCGCCGGCTTCCAGCTCATCGTCGGCGAACGGCGCCTGCGCCGTGAAAACCGCGTCGCCGGCCTCGCCACATCCGCTTCCTCTCGCCAGGAGAAAATCGCATGATCAACCCCAAAGCCGGTTCCGTCGTCTTCCAGAACGTGCGCAAAACGTTTGGAGCCTTCACCGCCATTCCGGACCTCTCGCTCACCATCGAGCGCGGCACGCTCGTCACCCTGCTTGGCCCTTCCGGCTGCGGCAAGACGACGACGCTGCGCATGCTTGCAGGCCTCGAACATCCTTCGGCCGGAAAAGTCCTGATCGGCGGCAAGGACGTCACCATGCTGCCGGCCAATGAGCGCGATGTTTCGATGGTCTTCCAGTCCTATGCGCTCTTTCCGCACATGAATGCGCGCGACAACGTCGCCTATGGCCTGGAATCCTCCGGCTTCAACCGCAAGGAAGCGCGCGAGAAGGCAGAGGAGGGGCTGGCGCTGGTCGGCCTTGCCGGCATGGGCCATCGCCTGCCCGCCGAACTCTCCGGCGGCCAGCAGCAGCGCGTCGCCGTCGCCCGCGCGCTGGTGCTGGAGCCGCAGGTGCTGCTGCTCGACGAGCCGCTTTCCAACCTCGATGCGCGCCTGCGCCGCAAGGTACGCACAGATATCCGCGAACTCCAGCAGCGTCTCGGCTTCACCGCCGTCTATGTCACGCACGATCAGGACGAGGCGCTTGCCGTGTCCGACCGCATCATTATCATGAAGGATGGCGAAGTTGCCCAGTCCGGCGCCCCGCGCGACCTCTATGAATCGCCGGCTTCCGCCTTCATCGCTGATTTCATGGGAGAGGCGAATGTCATCCCATGCGAGGTGGTTGGCATCGATGGCGCAGATGCTGACATCCGCATTGGCGGTTTCAAACATCGTGTGCCGGCGGGTAGGGCGACGCCGGGCGCGGCGAGCCTTGCCGTTCGTCCCGGCGCGATCGCGCTCTCCGAGGGAGGGGGGCACGGGCTTGCCGGCCGCATCCTCCATTCGGCCTATCTCGGAGATCATGTCGAGTACGAGGTCGAAACCGACGTCGGCACGCTCTTCATCGTCGACCACGCCGTCGACCGTATCCTACCGGTCGCCTCCGACGCCACGCTCGGCTTCCGAAGTCGCGGCATCGCCCTTATCAGCACGTGAGAGCCTCTGACACGAGGCCCTGGGCCGAGCCGCGTTCGATGCCCGTCGACCAGGACGATTACGCCTGAATGGAGCCTCGCGTCAAACCGATGTTCGCCCGCCGGAAGGATGAGGTATGATTGATATTCTATCGCTGGAAAATGATTTCGAGGCCGTGATTTTTGATTGCGACGGCACACTTGTTCACACGCCCCCTGTCTATGCGGACGCATGGGCGGCCGGCTTTGCCCTTTCCGGCAAACCGATGAGTGAGGCTTGGTATTTGATGCGGGCCGGAATGTCTGAAGTGGTTCTTATGGACGCCTTTGAGCGAGAATTCGACGTTGTGCTCGATCGCGCATCCGTCATCGCCACCATGCGATCGCACTTTCTCCAGAATGTCCACAATGTGCGCGAAGTTCGCGCGGTTGCTGCAACCGTTCGCCGGTTGGCCGGCTTGCGTCCCATGGCTGTTGCATCCGGCGGTTCGCGAGAAATTGTCACAGCGACCCTACAAGGAACGGGCCTGCGGGAGTATTTCGACCAGGTGGTCACGATCGATGACGTGCCAAATCCAAAGCCGGCGCCGGACCTGTTTCTGCAGGCGGCCGCTTTGTTGGGAATAGAACCAGCCCGGTGTGTCGTGTTTGAAGATAGCGAACAAGGTCTTGAAGCAGCTCGACGGGCGGGTATGAGCGCCATTGATGTGACCCGACTTGATCTCCATGAGCAGCAACAGCTTGCAGATGAATGCCTGAGCATTCGGTCGGTGCAGGCGCATTAATCCTGCGGCAGGTTTTGTCCTAAAGAACCGCCGGGGCCGGCTCTTGCACGCAATTGCAATTTGTGCACAGTCCGGGCAAAGGGAGTTGCCGGTGGTCATGAAGGATTTTGTCAGCGCGCAGGAGGTTGCTGAGAAAGCGGGCGTTTCGCGCTCGGCGGTATCGCGTGCCTTTACCCCGGGTGCCAGTGTATCGGCGAAGACGCGCAGACGCGTGATGGATGCGGCCGAGGCGCTTGGCTACCACGTCAATCATCTGGCCCGGGGGCTGATGACGAATGAAAGCGGCATCGTTTGTCTTATCGTGTCGGAACTCGGAACGCCCTTTCGCTCATCTCTGATCCGGGCGATCACGCAGCAGCTTCAGAATAGTGGAAAGATTGCCATGCTCATTAACACCGACCGTTCCGACGGCAGTGTGGATCGGGCGCTGCGCCAGGCAATTCACTACCGGGCCGATGCGTCGATCATCCTATCCGGACTGCCGGACAAGTCGATCACACAGCTCTGCCTGAGGAATGGTCAACGCCTTGTCCTCATCAACCGTGATGACGACCAGCCGGGGCCGCTGCGCATCAACATCGACGACCAGGAGGCCGCTAGCCGCATCCTCACCGCCTTCATGCGTGCAGGCTGCCAACAACTGGCATTCGCCAATTCCGAGGTCGGAACACCGAG is a window of Rhizobium leguminosarum bv. trifolii WSM1325 DNA encoding:
- a CDS encoding transcriptional regulator, LacI family (PFAM: periplasmic binding protein/LacI transcriptional regulator~SMART: regulatory protein LacI~KEGG: transcriptional regulator protein) gives rise to the protein MKDFVSAQEVAEKAGVSRSAVSRAFTPGASVSAKTRRRVMDAAEALGYHVNHLARGLMTNESGIVCLIVSELGTPFRSSLIRAITQQLQNSGKIAMLINTDRSDGSVDRALRQAIHYRADASIILSGLPDKSITQLCLRNGQRLVLINRDDDQPGPLRINIDDQEAASRILTAFMRAGCQQLAFANSEVGTPSLMARERGFVAAAAALGIEVAVERHGSTGYEAGKVVAQRLLTRTNRPDAIFCANDLLACGVMDAARHQFKISVPDQLCIAGFDDIEQASWSSYDLTTFAQPVEMVAREAVAFLAAPTLPEDAGEVRSLKLHAELVWRGSIRGG
- a CDS encoding binding-protein-dependent transport systems inner membrane component (PFAM: binding-protein-dependent transport systems inner membrane component~KEGG: rec:RHECIAT_CH0002177 iron(III) ABC transporter, permease protein), with protein sequence MRHGNRRLDIVLVLGAVALTLLPWYRIENGFFGLGWLAAFPLSPEAAPGIVQIFAHGRLWLAGALVLFLLAIVARGMADPMRRGAALAWTGAIGVLFLSLQGLAIGLSGWTWTVSETLFGTLSNGQASMGAGAVLSAITFMLLFAFGLAERGVMKGDAFVVSAIALLVFLVAVFVFYPIGSMFVGSVQDFDGSFNADNFIRNVQDPSIWSLNCLIGAGRCGVAWRTLWLAIMSGLGSTLLGLAFALVATRTRFPFKKGLRLLTILPIITPPFVIGLALTLLFGRAGVVTQGLSQLFGFEPGRWLYGLTGIWIAQVLSFTPISFLVLIGVVEGVSPSMEEASTTLRADRWRTFWRVSLPLMKPGLANAFLIGFIESMADFGNPLVLGGSNGVLSTEIFFAVVGSQNDPSRAAVLATVLLLFTLSAFLAQRVWLSGKNYATVTGKGDSGSHIALPRGLSIGVHAVVIPWILFTLVIYGMILIGGFVKTWGLDNSLTLDHYAKAFSISFENGIAWTGVAWNSFWTTIEIALVSAPLTAAVGLLTAYIIVRQKFVGKNAFEFALMMSFAIPGTVIGVSYIMAFNLPPLEMTGSALILIACFVFRNMPVGVRGGIAAMSQLDKSLDEASLTLRANSFRTIRKVILPLLRPAITAALVYSFVRAITSISAVIFLVSAEYNMATSYIVGLVENGEYGVAIAYSTMLIVVMITVIAGFQLIVGERRLRRENRVAGLATSASSRQEKIA
- a CDS encoding HAD-superfamily hydrolase, subfamily IA, variant 3 (TIGRFAM: HAD-superfamily hydrolase, subfamily IA, variant 3; HAD-superfamily hydrolase, subfamily IA, variant 1~PFAM: Haloacid dehalogenase domain protein hydrolase~KEGG: gdi:GDI2021 putative hydrolase protein) produces the protein MIDILSLENDFEAVIFDCDGTLVHTPPVYADAWAAGFALSGKPMSEAWYLMRAGMSEVVLMDAFEREFDVVLDRASVIATMRSHFLQNVHNVREVRAVAATVRRLAGLRPMAVASGGSREIVTATLQGTGLREYFDQVVTIDDVPNPKPAPDLFLQAAALLGIEPARCVVFEDSEQGLEAARRAGMSAIDVTRLDLHEQQQLADECLSIRSVQAH
- a CDS encoding ABC transporter related (PFAM: ABC transporter related; Transport-associated OB domain protein~SMART: AAA ATPase~KEGG: rec:RHECIAT_CH0002176 iron(III) ABC transporter, ATP-binding protein) translates to MINPKAGSVVFQNVRKTFGAFTAIPDLSLTIERGTLVTLLGPSGCGKTTTLRMLAGLEHPSAGKVLIGGKDVTMLPANERDVSMVFQSYALFPHMNARDNVAYGLESSGFNRKEAREKAEEGLALVGLAGMGHRLPAELSGGQQQRVAVARALVLEPQVLLLDEPLSNLDARLRRKVRTDIRELQQRLGFTAVYVTHDQDEALAVSDRIIIMKDGEVAQSGAPRDLYESPASAFIADFMGEANVIPCEVVGIDGADADIRIGGFKHRVPAGRATPGAASLAVRPGAIALSEGGGHGLAGRILHSAYLGDHVEYEVETDVGTLFIVDHAVDRILPVASDATLGFRSRGIALIST